Proteins found in one Neofelis nebulosa isolate mNeoNeb1 chromosome 3, mNeoNeb1.pri, whole genome shotgun sequence genomic segment:
- the METTL14 gene encoding N6-adenosine-methyltransferase non-catalytic subunit isoform X2, whose amino-acid sequence MEEYKDELEMQQEEENLPYEEEIYKDSSTFLKGTQSLNPHNDYCQHFVDTGHRPQNFIRDVGLADRFEEYPKLRELIRLKDELIAKSNTPPMYLQADIEAFDIRELTPKFDVILLEPPLEEYYRETGITANEKCWTWDDIMKLEIDEIAAPRSFIFLWCGSGEGLDLGRVCLRKWGYRRCEDICWIKTNKNNPGKTKTLDPKAVFQRTKEHCLMGIKGTVKRSTDGDFIHANVDIDLIITEEPEIGNIEKPVEIFHIIEHFCLGRRRLHLFGRDSTIRPGWLTVGPTLTNSNYNAETYASYFSAPNSYLTGCTEEIERLRPKSPPPKSKSDRGGGAPRGGGRGGTSAGRGRERNRSNFRGERGGFRGGRGGAHRGGFPPR is encoded by the exons ATGGAAGAATACAAG GATGAATTAGAAATGCAGCAGGAAGAAGAGAATTTGCCATATGAAGAAGAGATTTATAAAGATTCTAGTACTTTTCTGAAG GGAACGCAGAGTTTAAATCCCCATAATGATTACTGCCAACATTTTGTAGACACTGGACATAGACCTCAGAATTTCATCAGGGATGTAG GTTTGGCTGACAGATTTGAAGAATACCCTAAACTGAGGGAGCTCATCAGGCTCAAGGATGAGTTAATAGCTAAATCTAACACTCCTCCTAT GTACTTACAAGCAGATATAGAAGCCTTTGACATCAGAGAACTGACACCTAAATTTGATGTGATTCTTCTGGAACCCCCTTTAGAAGAATATTACAGAGAAACTGGCATCACTGCTAATGAAAAATGCTGGACTTGGGATGAT ATTATGAAGTTAGAAATTGATGAGATTGCAGCTCCAcgatcatttatttttctctggtgTGGTTCTGGGGAGGGATTGGACCTTGGAAGAGTG TGTTTACGCAAATGGGGTTACAGAAGATGTGAAGATATTTGTTGGATTAAAACCAATAAAAACAATCCTGGAAAGACTAAGACTTTAGATCCAAAGGCTGTCTTCCAGAGAACAAAG GAACACTGCCTTATGGGGATCAAAGGAACTGTTAAGCGTAGCACAGATGGGGACTTCATCCATGCCAATGTTGACATTGACTTGATTATCACAGAAGAACCTGAAATTGGCAATATAGAAAAGCCTGTagaaatttttcatattattgaaCATTTTTGTCTTGGTAGAAGACGCCTTCATCTATTTGGAAGAGATAGTACAATTCGACCAG GCTGGCTTACGGTTGGACCGACTCTTACAAATAGCAACTATAATGCAGAAACATATGCATCCTACTTTAGTGCTCCTAATTCCTACTTGACTGGATGTACAGAAGAAATTGAGAGACTTCGACCAAAATCACCTCCTCCCAAGTCTAAATCTGATCGGGGAGGTGGAGCTCccaggggtggaggaaggggtggaACTTCTGCTGGCCGTGGTCGAGAAAGAAATCGATCTAACTTCCGAGGAGAAAGAGGTGGCTTTCGCGGGGGCCGCGGAGGAGCACACAGAGGTGGCTTTCCACCTCGGTAA
- the METTL14 gene encoding N6-adenosine-methyltransferase non-catalytic subunit isoform X1, giving the protein MDSRLQEIRERQKLRRQLLAQQLGAESADSIGAVLNSKDEQREIAETRETCRASYDTSAPNAKRKYQDEGETDEDKMEEYKDELEMQQEEENLPYEEEIYKDSSTFLKGTQSLNPHNDYCQHFVDTGHRPQNFIRDVGLADRFEEYPKLRELIRLKDELIAKSNTPPMYLQADIEAFDIRELTPKFDVILLEPPLEEYYRETGITANEKCWTWDDIMKLEIDEIAAPRSFIFLWCGSGEGLDLGRVCLRKWGYRRCEDICWIKTNKNNPGKTKTLDPKAVFQRTKEHCLMGIKGTVKRSTDGDFIHANVDIDLIITEEPEIGNIEKPVEIFHIIEHFCLGRRRLHLFGRDSTIRPGWLTVGPTLTNSNYNAETYASYFSAPNSYLTGCTEEIERLRPKSPPPKSKSDRGGGAPRGGGRGGTSAGRGRERNRSNFRGERGGFRGGRGGAHRGGFPPR; this is encoded by the exons TTGGGAGCTGAAAGTGCTGACAGCATTGGTGCTGTGTTAAATAGCAAAGATGAGCAGAGAGAAATTGCTGAAACAAGAGAAACTTGCAG GGCTTCCTATGATACCTCTGCTCCAAATGCAAAACGGAAGTATCAGGATGAAGGGGAGACAGACGAAGACAAGATGGAAGAATACAAG GATGAATTAGAAATGCAGCAGGAAGAAGAGAATTTGCCATATGAAGAAGAGATTTATAAAGATTCTAGTACTTTTCTGAAG GGAACGCAGAGTTTAAATCCCCATAATGATTACTGCCAACATTTTGTAGACACTGGACATAGACCTCAGAATTTCATCAGGGATGTAG GTTTGGCTGACAGATTTGAAGAATACCCTAAACTGAGGGAGCTCATCAGGCTCAAGGATGAGTTAATAGCTAAATCTAACACTCCTCCTAT GTACTTACAAGCAGATATAGAAGCCTTTGACATCAGAGAACTGACACCTAAATTTGATGTGATTCTTCTGGAACCCCCTTTAGAAGAATATTACAGAGAAACTGGCATCACTGCTAATGAAAAATGCTGGACTTGGGATGAT ATTATGAAGTTAGAAATTGATGAGATTGCAGCTCCAcgatcatttatttttctctggtgTGGTTCTGGGGAGGGATTGGACCTTGGAAGAGTG TGTTTACGCAAATGGGGTTACAGAAGATGTGAAGATATTTGTTGGATTAAAACCAATAAAAACAATCCTGGAAAGACTAAGACTTTAGATCCAAAGGCTGTCTTCCAGAGAACAAAG GAACACTGCCTTATGGGGATCAAAGGAACTGTTAAGCGTAGCACAGATGGGGACTTCATCCATGCCAATGTTGACATTGACTTGATTATCACAGAAGAACCTGAAATTGGCAATATAGAAAAGCCTGTagaaatttttcatattattgaaCATTTTTGTCTTGGTAGAAGACGCCTTCATCTATTTGGAAGAGATAGTACAATTCGACCAG GCTGGCTTACGGTTGGACCGACTCTTACAAATAGCAACTATAATGCAGAAACATATGCATCCTACTTTAGTGCTCCTAATTCCTACTTGACTGGATGTACAGAAGAAATTGAGAGACTTCGACCAAAATCACCTCCTCCCAAGTCTAAATCTGATCGGGGAGGTGGAGCTCccaggggtggaggaaggggtggaACTTCTGCTGGCCGTGGTCGAGAAAGAAATCGATCTAACTTCCGAGGAGAAAGAGGTGGCTTTCGCGGGGGCCGCGGAGGAGCACACAGAGGTGGCTTTCCACCTCGGTAA